One region of Wyeomyia smithii strain HCP4-BCI-WySm-NY-G18 chromosome 3, ASM2978416v1, whole genome shotgun sequence genomic DNA includes:
- the LOC129731046 gene encoding peptidylprolyl isomerase domain and WD repeat-containing protein 1, producing MSDTKEDKRKRSGDADSEEEEEWIGPLPSAAAPPKKRKVLEYEKLYLDNLPSTECYEKSFMHRDTISHLVVTKTDFIITVSVDGHVKFWKKMEQGIEFVKHFRSHLAPINALAANSNGSYLCTASEDKNVKVFDVVNFDMINMLKLDYVPYRAEWIHNTGDAIAYLAVADQDSSKLYVYDGKGTSTPLHVLEKLHTQPVVLIKFNPVYELTISIDKAGILEYWFGPRYDFKFPSKVVNFESKLDTSLYEFAKNKAMVISLAFSPDGKKFATVSADRKVRVFGLLSGKLLRVYDESLARYSESQQLSQALSNMEFGRRMANERDLEKSDSFSLMNITFDFSGHFIMYPTMLGIKLVNVDTNRCVKIIGKNDNLRPLHLALFQGRVKNSKAAITLEQEASDNPALQSIVNDPTLFCTAYKKQRFYLYSRRLPSDLQDVDRDVFNEKPSKEDIISVTEGQGPQKIYDHAVIHTTMGDIHMRLFSKECPKTVENFCVHSKNGYYNGHIFHRVIKGFMIQTGDPTGTGTGGQSIWGGEFKDEFCSTLKHDRPYTISMANAGPNTNGSQFFITVLPTPWLDNKHTVFGRVHKGMEVVQNICNSKTNPKTDKPYEEIRIISINLS from the exons ATGAGTGATACAAAAGAAGATAAAAGAAAAAGATCCGGTGATGCCGATTCTGAAGAAGAGGAGGAATGGATAGGGCCACTACCATCCGCTGCTGCACCTCCAAAGAAACGGAAAG TTCTAGAGTACGAAAAGTTATATCTGGATAATCTGCCATCGACAGAATGCTACGAGAAATCTTTCATGCATCGAGATACAATTTCGCATCTGGTGGTAACAAAAACGGACTTTATTATCACCGTGAGTGTGGATGGACACgtaaaattttggaaaaagatGGAACAGGGAATCGAATTCGTCAAACATTTTCGTAGCCATTTGGCTCCGATAAATGCTCTTGCGGCTAATTCGAACGGCTCGTATCTTTGTACCGCTTCAGAAGACAAGAACGTTAAGGTGTTTGATGTGGTCAATTTTGATATGATCAATATGCTTAAACTAGATTACGTGCCCTATCGGGCCGAGTGGATCCACAATACTGGGGATGCGATTGCCTATTTAGCAGT AGCGGATCAGGATTCTAGCAAATTGTATGTGTACGATGGAAAGGGTACCAGCACTCCACTACATGTCCTGGAGAAATTACATACGCAACCAGTAGTGCTCATCAAATTTAATCCCGTTTATGAGTTGACGATTTCAATCGACAAAGCTGGTATATTAGAGTACTGGTTTGGGCCTCGGTACGATTTTAAATTTCCATCCAAAGTTGTTAACTTTGAATCTAAACTCGACACCA GTTTATATGAATTCGCCAAAAACAAGGCCATGGTCATTTCCCTAGCATTTTCTCCGGACGGAAAAAAGTTTGCTACCGTTTCTGCGGATAGGAAAGTTCGTGTTTTTGGACTATTGAGCGGAAAATTGTTGCGCGTATATGACGAAAGTCTCGCGCGGTATAGCGAAAGTCAGCAGCTTTCGCAGGCTCTTTCTAACATGGAATTTGGACGTCGGATGGCAAACGAGCGAGATTTGGAAAAATCCGATTCTTTCAGTTTAATGAACATTACGTTCGACTTTAGCGGACATTTTATTATGTATCCTACAATGCTGGGTATTAAGTTGGTAAATGTTGACACCAATAGGTGTGTAAAAATAATTGGGAAAAATGACAACCTGAGGCCGTTACATCTAGCTCTGTTTCAG GGACGTGTGAAAAACTCTAAAGCTGCTATAACATTAGAACAGGAAGCATCAGACAACCCGGCACTGCAATCAATTGTGAATGATCCTACGTTGTTCTGCACTGCTTACAA GAAACAACGGTTCTACTTGTATAGCCGACGGTTACCATCCGATTTGCAGGATGTTGATCGTGATGTGTTTAACGAAAAACCTTCGAAGGAAGATATTATTTCAGTTACCGAGGGGCAAG gaCCACAAAAAATTTACGATCACGCCGTTATTCACACCACGATGGGTGATATTCACATGCGACTGTTTAGTAAGGAATGTCCGAAAACGGTGGAAAATTTCTGTGTGCACAGTAAGAATGGTTACTATAACGGCCATATCTTCCATCGAGTTATAAAAGGTTTCATGATACAAACCGGGGACCCAACAGGAACGGGAACCGGCGGACAGTCGATATGGGGTGGCGAGTTTAAGGACGAGTTCTGTTCAACCTTGAAGCACGATCGACCGTATACGATCAGTATGGCTAACGCCGGTCCGAATACTAATGGTAGCCAGTTTTTTATAACTGTTCTTCCAACG CCCTGGTTGGACAACAAGCACACTGTTTTTGGCCGCGTACACAAGGGAATGGAAGTAGTGCAGAATATTTGCAATAGTAAAACAAACCCGAAAACCGACAAACCGTACGAGGAGATTCGGATAATCTCAATTAATCTTTCGTAG